ATTAGATCCAAAACACgtttctcaataaaaaaaaaactattaataaactttatttgtgaagtataatatttatatttacataatatgattacaatttttgaaataaatagcaaaatacATCATTATTTAGCTTTTATAAAGTAAGGAAGGGTGTCTAAAGGCGCGGGATAGTTCCTGAGCCAGTCTCCCCCGCGGACGCGCCGGGCGGGGTCTCCCTGCGCGAGCCACGTGCCCGCGGGCAGGTACACGTCCCGCGCCCGAGCCTGGCGCTCTAGCACCGGCGCTACCAAGATGTTCTCTCCTAGGAGGTATTCTGGGAAGAGAAAATAAGCATTGAACTTGATATCAAAATCGCGGACTACCCTATTATGTAGCTGATTTGTTTAGATACGTTTATCATACTAAAACTTGGTGTGGCACGAGGTATCATGAGGCATTTACCATAGAAAACAATTGTGTGCTATTATATTATCGTGTATAgtcaatttttttatctatactattatataaagctgaagagtttgtttgtttgtttgtttgaacgcgctaatctcgggaagtaccggtccaaactgaaaaaatctttttgcgttggatagccctatgttcgtggagtgctataggctatatatcatcacgctatacccaataggagcggagcagtaatggctaatctcaggaactaccggtccaaactgaaaaattatttttgtgttggatagcccattgttcctggagtgctataggttatatatcgtcacgctatgaccaataggagcggagcagtaatgaaacatgatgcaaaaacggggacaatttattagttttgagagcttctgttgcgtgcgctgcgtaaacggttaaagttatgcaacaataatgtatgacgggattgttcctcttaaaaagttctacaaaaatatatcataaaacaaagtccctggctgcatcggtctgcccgaaacgtgttaaactcaaaaactaaccaacgtattaggataaaatttggtatggagacagtttgagaccctgggaagaacacaggcttccgggaaaatatatagcgtgacttttataacggaaaactttagcctgaaaaactttataacgcgggcggagccgcgggcaaaagctagtgctttaataaaatgtgaatgTATTCTGAATGGGTTGTGCATCCTTATAAGGCAAGGGGATGTATTGTGTCTAAGGCAAGTCAGTTTACGATCAATCGgtgttttattgcaatattcatCAATAGACAACAAGCGTATCCATAGAAGGCGCACACATGACATGTTGGTGAGAGGCCGCACACATCGCATAGGTGATAGATACCTAGTTACATATATGTATAGAATTTGAATGGGACATGGCGCAGCGTAGGCAGGTCCCCcccgagatggaccgacgacctagtgagggtcgccggagtccgatggatgatgGCGGCCCATAACCgatccctgtggcgctcaatggaggaggcctgtgtccagcagtggacgattcctgACTGAAATGATGATAGTCAACGAAGGAATCTATCTTCCAAAAACATTAACGTATTTCActctattaataaattttataacactgGAAGGTATACGTACCGTCCCAGATATCGAACGCAGTTGTGTCGTTGGGCGCTATCCACCATATGGGCGGGTTGACGGGCGAGCCGTCCACGGTCGCTCGTCTGCAAGCCGCTATGATCTCCGGGGCGTACCTCGCGTGCAGTTCCACGTACTTCTTACTGATTGCTATTGTCTAGAAAAATGTTGAtagatttatagttttttttaagagcGCCAATTTCTTTCTAATGATAAGGCCTATAATAgactttaaacaataaaaatatcaaccaaaatattttgttacaaagcTTTGTATGACTCTGTAATGCTCTCGCCCCTAAGGTTTATAAAGTCGCGCATTTCCTAGTAATTAACAGTGTACTAAACACTGTCATCTGGTCACAGCCAAAATTAAAGTGATATAATAGTAAGTAGGTACTTCTCTATTCACTTACATACATTCTCAGGTGAGAAAGACCTTCCACTCGACGTGCACAATGTAATATAGCATAGTTAAAGAAGacaagttaaaaaaaagtactcTATGTTATTCCTTACCTTAAGACAAACCGAAAGTTATTGTGCCCTACATTAACTTTAACACAGAAGTGGCAGTGGACATAACATATAGCAAGATACACAAATAAAAGATGGTAATTAGAGACAATGGTATGGGAAGGACcgacaagaaaaataaaaatagggtGTCCTAGAAAGAGATGGATCGACGACATCGGCGACAACGACGGTGTATCAAGAAgcgaagaaagaaagaaagcaACGGGCAGAGAAAGCTGGAATAAGCTGGTGGAGGCTGGTGGAATCGGTTCTCTGATTTATCCAAGAGCGGATTCCGATGATTGAAATAAAGATAGTAGCAAAGAAAATTGGAAATTAATgtgctttaataatattattcattattattctttacCTCATTATCAAAGTCCCACGGTACATAAGAGAACTGCATACTAGGCATAAACGTGTTGGCTTGTAGCCATCTTAGAAAGAGCTCCTTGCTTGGGGGCTCATTATACCCATTCCCTCCAATCATATCAGGCAAGACCAGCGGGTAGCCGTTTATGTTCATTTGAAGTAGCGTGGTCACCAGAGTTGGGAGGCCGTTTTCGAATGTCCAGTATGTGTCCTTGTCGATCATGCGTACGAAGACTGGCAGGTCTTGGGTCCTGGGGAAATATAAGGTATTTGTATGAGAACCGAGGTCTTTTAGTGGTGTTGATATTGCTAAAGACTTGATAAGAGTAGTAAGGTATTGTACTGACTTTTTATCAATCTGAGTAAAAAGTTGACGCTAGGCTAATAATAGATAAATCTGAATAGTATGCTACATTTCATTAGGTCTGAAAggcattttacatttattaattgatattatagGTAATTCGTTCAGCTGACCTGTATCCGGTCCGCACTTCGACCATAGGGCCGAACTTGGCCATTTCTCTCACGTAGTCTGCTGTGATAATGCCTGGCTGGTCCATAATGTCGCCCTTTAATACTGGTATCTAaattgtataacataaaatacttgtaAAAATTGCATGTAGGTATTCTTTTTTAGGGCAAAATAAGTTTATAGAATTCGACGTCATAAGGTCTTATAGTGCCAAGCAACGAAGTCATCGCCCGAGCGGCAACACGAGTGGCTTTAGTCTTTCTAATAATTCTTAATCCATATTCATACATTGTTAGATGATAACGCGGCAACGATATTACAAATAACTGTTTTCCTCACTCATGACAGCTCGAtagtaattacataataatcgATGTTGGTTTTGGGAAGTCGATGATTATtccatcatcatcaacatcagcactttgcagtccactgctggatatggGCTTTTCCCAAGGTACGCCAAAGAgcgtctgctgctttatgcatccagtcgctgccgccCCTCTTGTTTGATTGGTCCATAACAAAAGCATTTGCGAAGTCATTCCAATGACTTGTGTTGGTTGCATTACGCGAACATTTTACACTTGCTCCCGAAGAAGAACGAGTATTCAATTATTTCTTACCTGAGGTGACCAACTAGTTTCTCCACCATCAAACTTGAAGCTGTCTATCCCATAGGCATCTTTCAGTGCCTGCAACCTTCTGACAAACCACTGCCTAGCTTCAGGGTTGGTGAAGTCAATGTAAGCTGTTGTGGTATCGTTGTCGTTCCACCAGCTTGTCTCCACGGAGCCATACACCGAAGATACTAGATACCTGGGGGTGTACGATAATGGatctatatttagatttattgttCTGTTATCGATTCTTTACTGGTACTTGATGCTCAGAGACTGTAAAATGCGGGCGAGGTTTGGCTTTAGCCTATGGTCTAGCAACCTAAAGGTCCTCAGATCTTCAATAAATGTCAGTTTCGTAATAGCTAATCCGCCAGATAAATTTttgataagttaaataaaaaaaaagttgatgCTGTCCCGCCTTTGAGAATgctaagtttatttataattcgaaTAGTATCGAATAACGATAGACATGTACCCCTCGTGGTGTGCGCcagaaatatacttaataagtcattttattaagttttaataaatattataagaactcACCCCTTCGCCTTGGCTTCAGAATACCACGGCTCGCATCCCTTATTAATAAACGGATGCGTCCACATCGTCACTCTAAACCCTTTCGCCTTCAACGCATCCACTGTAGTCTTCAAATTAGGGAACCGTCTAACATCAACAGTTTGTGACCCATAACAAACCTCCCAAAGGTCATCTATCTCCAACTGACTGTTTGGAAAACCATATCCTGATATTTCCTCAGCATACTTCAAAACCACATTATGGCTCACAGATCGTTTGTACCTAGCCCAAGTAGACCAAATAGGGAACTGTATCATTCTCTCATCAGGTATTCCTACAGGCTTTAAAAGGTACTTCTCTACCGCATACTGGTGGGCTTGTTTAACGTCGTCAAAGATTCCAATAGCGTAAACCAGAAAGTTTCTTTCTCTTTTACTCGAATAGGGCGGCTTGATTTGTGCGATAAAACAAGCAGCATGTTTTTCGAGGTCGTTCTGGTCGACGAATAGGGGCACCTTCTTGTCGAAGTAATAGAAGAGGCCTTCGGAGCTGAGCCAATAGGGTTCGGCGACGCCGCAGTTATCTGCTTCCTTGGTGATGTACGAGTAATTTGGGAGAACCAGGCGTTCGATGGGCCAGTATTGACGCTTCTGTTGGGGACCGCCATACCAATGCCCTAgtcctgtaatattttttaattagaaatcCTTTGTAATTATGATTATCCCTTTTTCTTTCCATCTTTGTCTTCTACAATTAGAAATGCTTTTTATGAATTACTGTAGCAAAATTAAGTCGGTTCGTCTATATCGGTGTCACTCTTGTCTACATATCTCgatcctttatttttatttttcatccatATAATTAGGCAAGGTACCCAAAATTTCTCTAGTTATTGATTATAAGTGCTAGTGATTTACCATCAGGTTTTCCACTAGCTTACTTTCTTACCTACtcttaaaatgattatataatttttatatttaccaagATTGGCGCAGTCCTCAAGCCTGACGGTCTTCGGCGCTTCCCACCTCACGGTGATCACGTGACCTTTCTTCTCTCCGGCAATCTCTTGAGCATTGAGTCTGAGTGTGGTGTCATTGCTGAACTGTATGACCACGTCTCCATTCTTTACCATGTCCTTCACAGTTCCAGTTAGACGACCGATCACGGAGATGACTTCTGTGAGCCCGTCTGTAGAAATAAAGAAAGGATAATTTTTGGGTCTGGTGGTAGACTAAGCTGTGAATCATGAAGGCTTAATTTCCAGATTAGGAACTGCTTGAATTTTGTTGTTGAACGTAAATTAAGAATATCATTTGGGTAGAGTTGGATTTGGAATTTTACACTTTTGGTAAATACCGTCTATAGATTACCACAAAACTTTTCTAATAGTAAAAAACATGATTTCTATTTATGTCATCAAAGCGCAAGTTGTCAATATCGACACTCGTGGGGTAAGATTAAGGAAGGAAGGATTTTGGAAGtaacttatttatacttagaATAGCTTTTGTTCTAGACTCCGCCTGTGTTAAAGTatatctgtaatatttttaagatttaaagtcctgttatgaattttaaaacgcATATTATTGTAATCCAAGACTAACTAACTATACTTAATGTCTTTGTCCAAGACTGCATACGCGAGTCCCTTATTCAGCAGTTTGCTTACAATCATCAAAATATCTTTACGAAGTttcttatttgtaatataaataagattttgttATCACTTACTTCTTTCTAGGATGATGTTGAGTCCCCCATACTGGTTGTTTTGGAGACTGAGTTTTATATCCGGTTTGTCTATTAGGTAAATATCGATGGCTTGCCCCGCGGCGGCAAACGCCAATAACACTGGAAAATTGTAAAGGATTGATAAATTATACTAACTATTATTTACATAGGTCGGATTATCAACACGATCTCACTTCAGTAGAACTTGCATTTCATTTGCACTTTGCCAATTGTAAGATAAAATATCTAGTTCTACAAGAGAATaaagaaaactttattatttactgaaagagtaactacacacacacacacacacacacagtctcgccttttatcctcgaaagggtaaacagaggcgcaactggtgcacccacttctCATCGTATGTATTTCATCATCATGATAGGAAGTGaccctatcgctatatcgggcacaaaattaataaactttgcCGACCCGGAGATTAAACCCCAGACCTCAgcgctgcagtcgtaccgtaatacaactatgctaccGATGCAGTCAAAGGTAAAGTAAGATATtccataaaatctaaatatgacCTATATTTGCGAGTGTCGTCGTCTGAAATGGTAAGAGGAAATTATTCAACAATTAACATTgcaatttagtttttgttcctattgtttgttttaattgctaATTAATAGCACAGTTCATAGCTAAGATAATTATAGATCTAGAACTTAGGCAAGAGGCTAAATTTACATGAGTCCTTTTTTTTacttagatgttttaattaaattatcattttaaatatgtaacgtaaaattattttcatgttgatttagaaaacaaaaaatgtattaaataaagctTGTTTGCAACACATTGTCATCCCATTTGATTAAAATAGCTTGGACCtatctgtatattttgtaaaggcaaagaaagttttaaaaaaatatatatagtaaaaataaattacacttactaaaattataccTTTCACAGTGATATACTATAGTGTTATTTACAaactatactatttatatacTATAGTGATTTTTACCTCAGAATTTCACAAAATTTAaccaaaatataaagttataagtggataaatatttgtttacatctcAGGAACAAGGCTTTTGAAAACACTTGTAGGGCAGTGAAACACA
This genomic stretch from Manduca sexta isolate Smith_Timp_Sample1 chromosome 8, JHU_Msex_v1.0, whole genome shotgun sequence harbors:
- the LOC115444785 gene encoding myogenesis-regulating glycosidase; the encoded protein is MNPLCLLLAFAAAGQAIDIYLIDKPDIKLSLQNNQYGGLNIILERNGLTEVISVIGRLTGTVKDMVKNGDVVIQFSNDTTLRLNAQEIAGEKKGHVITVRWEAPKTVRLEDCANLGLGHWYGGPQQKRQYWPIERLVLPNYSYITKEADNCGVAEPYWLSSEGLFYYFDKKVPLFVDQNDLEKHAACFIAQIKPPYSSKRERNFLVYAIGIFDDVKQAHQYAVEKYLLKPVGIPDERMIQFPIWSTWARYKRSVSHNVVLKYAEEISGYGFPNSQLEIDDLWEVCYGSQTVDVRRFPNLKTTVDALKAKGFRVTMWTHPFINKGCEPWYSEAKAKGYLVSSVYGSVETSWWNDNDTTTAYIDFTNPEARQWFVRRLQALKDAYGIDSFKFDGGETSWSPQIPVLKGDIMDQPGIITADYVREMAKFGPMVEVRTGYRTQDLPVFVRMIDKDTYWTFENGLPTLVTTLLQMNINGYPLVLPDMIGGNGYNEPPSKELFLRWLQANTFMPSMQFSYVPWDFDNETIAISKKYVELHARYAPEIIAACRRATVDGSPVNPPIWWIAPNDTTAFDIWDEYLLGENILVAPVLERQARARDVYLPAGTWLAQGDPARRVRGGDWLRNYPAPLDTLPYFIKAK